GGTCAATCTGTTATTTGGATTGGTAGCATTGCTAATAATAGTTATTACCTTATTCTGCATACCTAGCTTTCCTGTACTGTTAAACTTAATGGTCATACTTGACTCCTGTCCGGGAGCTATAGGATCTCTTGGCCAGTCAGATGCAGTACATCCACATGTTACCTGAACATTGGTGATGATTAGTGGCTCATTACCAGTATTCTCAAAGGTAAACACATGCTCTACTTTATCTCCCTGATGAATGTCGCCAAAATCAAACTTCGTTTCTTCAAAAGTCATTACAGGGCCATTTGCATTTTCCTTGGTTGCCGACTCTTGTGCTAACGCATTGAAAATCACAAATATACCGAAAATAGATACCAAAAGAGTTTTCATAAAATATTGATTTAATGTATTGCAAATATAAGTTTAAAGGCTGACAAACAATAATCCTGCACGTTTTTCATATTTATGATACGAACATTTTCTTATTAAAGTTCACCAAAAAAAGCTGATCTGTCGCTCTCGTTGCTGCTGTGTAAAGCCATCGGATGTATTCTTTATCTATGTTATCATCTTTAAGGTAACCCTGATCAACAAACACAGCATTCCACTGCCCGCCCTGAGATTTATGACAGGTCAGGGCATAAGCAAATTTAACCTGCAAAGCGTTTAGGTATGGGTCTTTTTTGATAGCTTCCTTTCTCGCTTTGGATGAATCCATATCCTGGTAGTCCAACATGACCGATTCATATAATTGCCTGTTTTGCTCTTCAGACAGTGCCGGCGTTTCGGTATACAAAGTATCGAGGATGACCTTGGCATCAAAAGCATTTTCCGAAGGGTAATCAACCATTCTCAACTGCAATGTGGCAAAGCGAAATCCATGCATCTCTTCTGTTGATATGATCTTCATTACCTCAACAAAGTCACCGTTTGCCAAAAAATTACCCGCTATATCATCTGGTGCATGCAAATAATTATTTCTGACAATCATCAGGAACTCCCCGGCCTCCAGCTCTGATTCATAAAAATGGATACGCGAGCGGATATACTGATTATAATTATTGGCAAGTCTGTTCGATCTGCATATTATAATCGTATTTTCTATGCCATAATTATCGTAAGCATATCTCAATCCCTCCTCCATCTTCTCACCGGTCATCCGGAAAATATCCCTGTGGCCTTTGGTTTCAAAGCCAATAACAGGAGCCTCTTTTGAGGCTAACTCATTTCTTAGCTTTGTTGCATTGAATAATATGCCGGAATCGACTTCCTGTCTC
This region of Fulvivirga ulvae genomic DNA includes:
- a CDS encoding DUF1573 domain-containing protein translates to MKTLLVSIFGIFVIFNALAQESATKENANGPVMTFEETKFDFGDIHQGDKVEHVFTFENTGNEPLIITNVQVTCGCTASDWPRDPIAPGQESSMTIKFNSTGKLGMQNKVITIISNATNPNNRLTITTNVLPQKEGDTGSN
- a CDS encoding ATP-dependent DNA helicase; the encoded protein is MPRPSQILLNKFPFIPTSGQESLFLSMDDFLGEKDEKSVFIIKGYAGTGKTTLISTLVTTLPLFNMKFVLLAPTGRAAKVMSSYSKRMAFTVHKKIYKQVGEQGEGPAFKRQTNYAKDTIFIVDEASMINEDRSFGGTGLLTDLFQYVFSDLSNKLILVGDDAQLPPVGQELSPALDKGYLEASFHASVRQITLTEVMRQEVDSGILFNATKLRNELASKEAPVIGFETKGHRDIFRMTGEKMEEGLRYAYDNYGIENTIIICRSNRLANNYNQYIRSRIHFYESELEAGEFLMIVRNNYLHAPDDIAGNFLANGDFVEVMKIISTEEMHGFRFATLQLRMVDYPSENAFDAKVILDTLYTETPALSEEQNRQLYESVMLDYQDMDSSKARKEAIKKDPYLNALQVKFAYALTCHKSQGGQWNAVFVDQGYLKDDNIDKEYIRWLYTAATRATDQLFLVNFNKKMFVS